In Bordetella holmesii ATCC 51541, the following proteins share a genomic window:
- the prfB gene encoding peptide chain release factor 2 gives MFSNPADPLNCFLDIQAGAGGTEAQDWASMLLRQYLKYAERKGFKAEVLEESEGEIAGIKSATIKMEGEYAFGYMRTETGVHRLVRKSPFDSSGGRHTSFASVFVYPEVDESFEVEVNPADLRVDTYRASGAGGQHINKTDSAVRITHMPSGIVVQCQNDRSQHRNRAEAMQMLKSKLYELEMRKRMAEQQKLEDSKTDVGWGHQIRSYVLDQSRIKDLRTNVEISNTQKVLDGDLDPFIQASLKQGV, from the coding sequence ATGTTCTCCAATCCGGCCGATCCGCTCAATTGCTTCCTCGACATCCAGGCTGGCGCCGGCGGAACCGAAGCCCAGGATTGGGCTTCCATGCTGCTGCGCCAGTACCTGAAGTACGCCGAGCGCAAGGGGTTCAAAGCCGAAGTGCTGGAAGAATCCGAGGGCGAAATTGCCGGGATCAAATCCGCCACGATCAAGATGGAAGGTGAATACGCCTTTGGCTATATGCGCACCGAAACCGGCGTACACCGCCTGGTCCGCAAGAGCCCCTTTGATTCTTCCGGCGGGCGGCATACCTCGTTTGCCAGCGTATTTGTCTATCCCGAAGTGGACGAGTCCTTCGAGGTCGAAGTCAACCCGGCCGATCTGCGCGTCGACACCTATCGCGCCAGCGGCGCGGGTGGCCAGCACATCAACAAAACGGATTCGGCCGTACGCATTACCCACATGCCCAGCGGCATCGTGGTGCAGTGCCAGAACGACCGCTCCCAGCATCGCAACCGCGCCGAGGCCATGCAGATGCTGAAATCCAAGCTGTATGAACTCGAAATGCGCAAACGCATGGCCGAGCAGCAAAAACTCGAAGACTCCAAGACCGATGTGGGTTGGGGCCATCAGATCCGCTCGTACGTGCTGGACCAAAGCCGCATCAAGGATCTGCGCACCAACGTCGAAATCTCCAACACCCAGAAAGTGCTCGATGGCGACCTGGACCCTTTCATTCAGGCCAGCCTCAAGCAAGGTGTTTGA
- a CDS encoding short chain dehydrogenase family protein, whose product MTDTFAILTGASRGLGAALARGLLRPGTELVTLARNTDPELARLAREQGVTLKQVQVDLADSQAAARAAAELVIPRDAKRYVLINNAGTVHPVANTAALNDAAAIGQALALNVTAVMLLTARFLQAVDGLSAERRIINISSGAGRNPTAGWGVYCATKAAVDMYSRVLKTEHGASGVRVVSLAPGIVDTGMQADIRSSDPQAFPGLTRFQDFHATGKLSAPADVAANSLAYLDREDFGQTEIDDIRNYH is encoded by the coding sequence ATGACTGACACGTTTGCCATTCTGACCGGCGCCTCGCGCGGACTGGGCGCCGCTCTGGCCCGCGGCCTGCTGCGTCCAGGCACCGAACTGGTGACTCTGGCGCGTAACACCGATCCCGAGTTGGCCAGGCTGGCCCGGGAACAGGGCGTGACATTGAAGCAGGTGCAAGTCGACCTGGCCGACAGTCAGGCGGCCGCGCGCGCGGCCGCCGAACTCGTCATTCCCCGCGACGCCAAACGCTACGTGCTCATCAACAACGCAGGCACGGTGCATCCGGTAGCCAACACCGCTGCCCTGAACGACGCGGCGGCTATCGGCCAGGCGTTGGCGCTGAATGTCACCGCCGTCATGCTGCTGACCGCGCGCTTTCTCCAAGCGGTCGACGGGCTGTCGGCCGAGCGGCGCATCATCAACATTTCCTCCGGCGCGGGACGCAACCCCACCGCCGGCTGGGGCGTGTATTGCGCCACCAAAGCTGCTGTAGACATGTATAGCCGCGTCCTGAAAACCGAACACGGCGCCAGCGGTGTCCGCGTGGTGTCACTGGCGCCAGGCATTGTCGATACCGGCATGCAAGCCGATATTCGTTCCAGCGACCCGCAAGCCTTCCCCGGCCTGACCCGCTTTCAGGACTTCCACGCAACCGGCAAGTTGTCTGCGCCGGCCGACGTGGCTGCCAACAGCCTCGCTTACCTGGATCGCGAAGACTTCGGCCAGACCGAAATCGACGACATCCGCAATTACCACTGA